TAGACGTAACTGCCGGACCGGGCAACGCAGTTATTGACGGTGAAGTCCCAGTTGTCGCCCCAAGGCCCGCTGTATCCCGCGTCGTCGCTGGTCTTGGTGCTTTCCTTGCACTTCCAGCTCAGTGCGGCCGCCGGCGAGACGGACAGCACGGACACGCCGACGACGGTGGCACCGACCAGTGCCATCGGAGAGGCGAAGGTCGGCGATGACGCGGAAGCGCTCCAGAACAGCCGGCGTCGTGTCGTCGACGGCAAAGTCGGGGTCCTCCAAGGCCGTACGCATCTCCTCGCTGTGCCAGAACCGCTCGTGGCCTTCGCGCCACTCGGCCACGCTGGTGTGCCCTTCGCCCTCGTCTGTTACGTGCGCAAGATCCACCTGCGCCAGTGGGACGACGCGCACGCTGGTCACCTCGATGACCGCAACCGGACGATGGTCCGAGTCGATGACCACCGAACGGTTCCCGACTTCCGGCAGGGGCTCTCCCTCGTGCTCGTAGTCGACGACGAGTCCTGTTGTGGACGTCTTCGAACCGTTGAGGATCGCCGCGACGAGCTGGTCGCGCAGTGTGCCAGGGAAGGCGAACTCGGTCCTGGGCATCGACGCGATGTCTGCGGGTGAGATGGAGTCGGGCGTCATGCGATCACCGTAGCGACCCACCCCGTGCAAGTCAGAGTGTTAAGGCGCCCACGCGGTCGGCGGAACGACTTTGGCCGGGAGCTGCTTCGGCAACCTGCGCGACATGTCCCCCGTGACCCCGTGACCCCCGTGGTGGTCCGGGAGCACCTCCCTGCCGCAGCGTCTCCGTCGAACGGAACCCGCAGCGCGGCCCAGCGCTGCTCGTACTCCTCCCGCTGCTCGCTGTGCTCCTGCTGCTCGCCGGCAGGCTCAGCAGCGCACCCGCCCCGTAGCCCGCGGCGCAGGCTCCGCGCTCGCCGAAGCCGTGGTCCGGGCCGCCAGTGCACGGGCTGTCGCGGCCGGCAGACGGACGTGGTCCTCCAGCGCGGCATTCACCACCTCTCCGATCTCCGTCATCTCCGCGTCGTGGGCAACCACTCCCGCGGCCCCGCTGCGCAGCGCGGAGCGGTACGCGTCCGTTCCCGGGTCGTCGAGCAGGGCGATGACGGCTCGGGAGGGCCATGCTCTCCTCAACTCCACGATCAGTGACATGTCCGACGGCCCAGGGGACAGGAGGCAGGCACTGTTGAGCGGCGTCGGACGGCCCAGGGACGGCCCGCCTCTCGCTCATAGGCCCGCCGCGGAGGCGGTGTCGTTGGTCGCTGTGCCTCTCTGGTGCGACCGCATTGCGGTTCGCAGAGCTTCGAGTTCGTTTCGTGGAAACGGCCGGCCCCATTGAGCCTCATAGGCTTCTTCGCCCTGCTCGTGATCGATTCGGTCGAAGGCTCGGACGGCGGACCGTGCGAGTGCCGTGATTGTGTGGCGGCCCGACCAGAGAACTTCCCCTGATCTGTCCGGAGCTTGGGCGCCGTCGGCCAGGACCAGGCGGACGTCGACCACAGATTCGTCTCTGTGGAAGAACCACCGGTACACCTGTGGCTCTCCCTCCAACGCGGCGCGTGTTTCCTCGTCACCGAGGACGAGCCGGGCAACGGCGTAGAGGAACTGCTCGGGTCCGTCGGCAATGTAGGAAGCGATGGCCTCCGCCTCGCCGTGATCATCAGCCACCTTGACGACGGCCCAGCCTTGACTGCCCAATGTCCACGTGATCGCTAGAGACGACATCTCGCCCTCCTCCGGGGTGACTCTATGGACTCAGGCGCTGTGCGGCCGAACCCTCAGCTTGGGAAGCTCGGGTTCCCGGTGGGAGGCTGCTTGGCTGAACTGCGGTGGAGCGGGCGCGGGGCCTGACTGACCGGCGGCCTGGTCCCCGTCATTCCCCGTGGTTCCCCGCACGATCTGGCACGTTTCTGGCACGGGCGCGGCCGTCCGATCTGTGCGTCTGCCGTGAGCCACGGGCTACTCGTAGGTGGTCGCAGCTCGTAGAGCTCGTGCGAAGAAGCTCCAGTCACCGGCGGGCAGATTGCGGGCGGCGTTGTCGTACCAGCCGTCCGCGTCGTCGATCCATGCTGCCAGCGCCTCCAAGAAACTCGCGAGGTCCGCGTTCTCCCATGAGTGGCCCTCCTCGGTGTGGCTCCGGTGGAGGGCACGGACGAAGGCAGCCAGGTCTTCTCTGCTGTCGACGTGCTCAGGAGAAGTGGTCATGAGAGGCACCCTACTTGGCATGTCCGCGGTAGGGCCGAGCCTGGTGAGCACCGCTTTAGGAGTTCGATCCGCCCTCGGCCAGCCTGCCTCGTGTACCGGTGCTACGACTGGCCGCCGTCTGTTGTGGCCGTCCGGGGGCGTTGATGTCAGCGGAACAGTTCCGGCACGGGGCAGACCTCCAGAGGCTCGTCCGGCCGGTCGACCCAGCACCACCAGACATGCCGACTGGTACACCTCCATAGCGTCCGGCAGGTCCGTCGGCCATCTTCCTCCGGCTGAGATAGGACGAAGCCGCCGGACCTCATCGGCTGGCTGCACTCGGGACAGGCCGGGGCGTCGGTCATGCGGCGCACCCTAACGGAGCGCCCTCTTCGTCACGAACTATCGGCTGGTTGGCCATTGCCGTCCAGGACACGACTGGGCGATATCAGCCCGCTGACGTGCCGCCGCCACAGCGGCGCAGGCCCCCAGGCAGCGGATCGGGCCTCCGGGCGGCAGAACGATGAATCGATCGACAACATATGCCGGTCGCTGATATATATAGGCGGCATGAATGAGCGACCGCTTCAGGAGCCGACGCTGCTCCTGCTCACTGCCCTGGCCGACGAGCCCAGGCACGGCTATGGACTGATTCAGGAGATCGACGCGATCTCCCAGGGCCGTGTGCGGATGCGCACCGGTACTCTCTACGGCGCGCTGGACCGGCTGGTCCAGCAGGGCCTGATCCGGGTCGAGCGCGAGGAGGTCGTGGACGGTCGGGCGCGCAAGGTCTACGCCCTCGCCGAGGCCGGCCGAGACGTGCTGGCCGCCGAGACGGAGCGGCTGCGTGCTGTCGTCGCCGAGGCGGAGCGTCGACTGGCCGCCCGTCGCGCCCACGCCATCCGCCCGAAGGGGGCCCTGGCATGACGCAGCAGCACAGCTCACTCGCGTTCCGCTGGGCACTGCGCCTCCATCCGGCCGCCTACCGCGCTGAGCACGAAGCCGAGTTGACCGCGATCTATGCCGAGGCGACGCAGGATGCCGGCCCGCTCGGTCGGCTGCGCGAGGCGCTCGATGTCGCCGGCCATGGCCTGCGGCGGCGCACCGGCCTGGGCTCCGACCGGATGGCGGGTCAGGTCC
The genomic region above belongs to Streptomyces coeruleorubidus and contains:
- a CDS encoding PadR family transcriptional regulator, with amino-acid sequence MNERPLQEPTLLLLTALADEPRHGYGLIQEIDAISQGRVRMRTGTLYGALDRLVQQGLIRVEREEVVDGRARKVYALAEAGRDVLAAETERLRAVVAEAERRLAARRAHAIRPKGALA
- a CDS encoding DUF7660 family protein; the encoded protein is MTTSPEHVDSREDLAAFVRALHRSHTEEGHSWENADLASFLEALAAWIDDADGWYDNAARNLPAGDWSFFARALRAATTYE